From Odontesthes bonariensis isolate fOdoBon6 chromosome 21, fOdoBon6.hap1, whole genome shotgun sequence, a single genomic window includes:
- the prl gene encoding prolactin: protein MAYRRTSGSKLFMTVVFMVAMCRAIPINDLLDRASQRSDELHSLSTMLTQELDSHFPPIGRVIMPRPTSCHTSSLQTPNDKDQALQVSESALMSLARSLLQAWVDPLVVLSHSASTLPHPAQSTINNKIQELQQHSKSLGDGLDILSNKMGPAAQAISSLPYRGATDPGQDKISKLVHFNFLLSCLRRDSHKIDSFLKVLRCRAARMQPEQC, encoded by the exons ATGGCTTACAGAAGAACCAGTGGAAGCAAACTCTTCATGACAG TGGTGTTCATGGTGGCGATGTGCAGAGCCATTCCCATCAACGACCTGCTGGACCGAGCCTCCCAGCGCTCAGACGAACTGCACTCCCTCAGCACGATGCTCACTCAGGAGCTG gaCTCTCATTTCCCTCCAATAGGCAGGGTCATCATGCCGCGCCCAACTTCGTGCCACACGTCCTCGCTACAGACGCCCAATGACAAAGACCAAGCTCTGCAAGTATCA GAGTCTGCTCTGATGTCGCTGGCTCGCTCCCTGCTCCAAGCCTGGGTGGACCCCCTGGTGGTCCTGTCCCACTCTGCTAGCACTCTGCCTCACCCAGCCCAAAGCACTATAAACAACAAGATCCAGGAGCTGCAACAGCACTCAAAAAGCCTGGGAGATGGCCTGGATATACTATCCAACAAG ATGGGTCCGGCTGCTCAGGCCATCTCCTCACTGCCATATAGAGGAGCCACTGATCCGGGCCAGGACAAGATATCTAAACTTGTCCACTTTAACTTTCTGCTGTCCTGCCTTCGCCGGGACTCTCATAAGATCGACAGCTTCCTGAAAGTCCTACGCTGCCGAGCAGCAAGGATGCAGCCTGAGCAGTGCTGA